A window of Hemitrygon akajei unplaced genomic scaffold, sHemAka1.3 Scf000055, whole genome shotgun sequence contains these coding sequences:
- the LOC140721450 gene encoding GPI-linked NAD(P)(+)--arginine ADP-ribosyltransferase 1-like produces the protein METTRTISWILILVAASCRGDEDTDTWSSEDDDIQLSMMNDSAAYVYTQSEESDRLATEYLAKEREINSVLDEAWTEALDKRENDTRLSKVPVPRGLREEHVVAIIAYISAGEFHSQYNAALRMYGASDSVYAEEFPFKGFQYLLSVAIEKLREDLGKTPQPTYRRMHNKSSGEVGSRMKFGYFASSSRSKERKEFGNKTIFTIFSQYGAQIQNYSIFPDEEEVLIPPYEAFKITSYEPRTDGVDISLQTDGVAGIPVRVERGSNGEMRVLRYEETCMSLFAWLFILTPLALFLRRYR, from the exons ATGGAGACAACGCGAACGATTTCATGGATTCTGATCCTCGTTGCTGCCTCGT GTCGGGGGGATGAAGACACGGACACTTGGAGCAGTGAGGATGACGACATCCAGCTGAGCATGATGAATGACTCTGCCGCTTACGTCTACACCCAGAGCGAAGAGTCCGACCGCCTGGCCACCGAATATCTCGCAAAGGAGCGTGAAATTAATAGTGTGCTTGACGAAGCGTGGACGGAGGCACTTGACAAACGAGAAAACGACACGCGGCTGAGTAAGGTCCCAGTGCCCCGGGGGCTCAGGGAAGAACACGTGGTGGCCATAATTGCCTACATCTCTGCTGGCGAGTTCCATAGCCAGTACAATGCGGCGCTGAGGATGTACGGGGCTAGCGACTCCGTCTACGCGGAGGAATTTCCTTTCAAAGGATTCCAGTATCTTCTCTCCGTTGCCATCGAGAAGCTGAGAGAGGACTTGGGTAAAACACCCCAGCCGACCTACAGAAGAATGCATAATAAGTCTTCTGGTGAGGTGGGATCTCGAATGAAATTTGGTTATTTTGCTTCGTCCTCTCGCTCAAAAGAGCGCAAGGAATTCGGCAACAAAACAATATTTACAATTTTCTCTCAGTACGGTGCCCAGATACAAAATTACTCGATTTTCCCCGATGAGGAAGAAGTTCTGATTCCGCCATATGAAGCGTTCAAAATCACGAGTTACGAACCGCGTACTGACGGAGTTGATATTTCTCTCCAAACGGACGGGGTGGCTGGGATCCCGGTAAGGGTGGAGAGGGGCAGTAATGGCGAGATGAGGGTGCTGCGTTATGAGGAGACCTGCATGTCCCTATTTGCGTGGTTGTTCATTCTGACGCCGTTGGCTCTATTTCTGCGAAGATATAGATAA